One Capra hircus breed San Clemente chromosome 3, ASM170441v1, whole genome shotgun sequence genomic window, caaactccagaagatcgtgaaggacaaagaagcctgccatgctgcagttcatggggtcacaaagagttggacaatactTGGCGACTGAAGAAGAAGAACAGCAACAAAGCATCAGTGGGGAAGCAGACCTTAGCAACGACACAGCAGGGTTAAAGGGCGCCGCCCCCCAACTCTGCTCACCCTGGGACAGGAGGGTTTCCCCTGGCTTCAGAGCAGGCTCTCTGAACTCCTCTTCTGATGCTGAAGGTGCCAGTCTTCCATTACACTGTTTAGGGACTGAAGTGTACATTAATCTGGGCCTTCATTACATCTTATAGCTTATGTTCAGATAACAGATGTCCATctctctatataaaatagataaatagcaagttcctactgtatatcacagggaagtGTTTCAATGCCTTGTAAGaatctataatgggaaagaatctgaaaaagaatatatatctgaatcactttactgtacaacaGAGACTAACACAAGATTGCAAATTAATTATGCTTCAAGCATAAttgacagctacatgcaaaagaatcgaGCTGGATTAATCTCTCATGCCAtgagcaaaaataaattcaaaatagagtaaagacttaagtgtaagacctaaaaccataaaacttctagtaGAGGACATCAGCAGTATGCTCTTTAACTTCGATATTAGTAATACATATTGTGGGAGGATATGACTCCTcagacaagagaaataaaagtaaaataaacaaatggacttTATCAAACTAAAACCTTTTGATCagcaaagaaaattacaagcaaAAGGGAAAGGCCACTTACcgaatggaagaagatatttgcaaatgacacatCTAATAATAGGCTAATACCCAAAGTACACAAAGAATTCATAcaagtcaacaacaacaaaacgtgattaaaaatgggcagaagactcaaacagacatttttccagagaagacatacagaaggcaaacaggtacataaaaagatgcttcacgtcactaatcatcagagaaatgaagaTTGAATCATAAGGAACTATtgcttcacacctgtcagaatgactattatcaaaaagacgaTAAATAACAAGTACTGGCAAGGATGCAGAAAACAGGGAACTCTAGGGCACTGTTGGTGTCAACGTAAATTGGgagagccactatggaaaacactacAGAGATTCTCAAAAAGGTAAGAATaggactaccatatgatccagaaattctactgCTGGGTGTtcatacaaagaaatggaaatcacTAATTAGAAAAGCTATATACACCCATATGTTTGTTGTactgctgtttacaatagccaagatatattggctattgaatattactcagccataagaaagaaagaaatcttgtcATCTTGTCTCGgtccatggatggacctagagggtattatgcttagtgaagtaagacagagaaagacaaatactgtatgatttcacttacacgtgggaaaaaagacaaagcaaatgAGCAACCATGGCAAAACCAACAGACTCATAGAGACAGACAAACAGGCAGCTGGCAGAGGGGATGGGggtggaaaggagagagaagggcaCAGGGGATGAGAATACAGACTTTCTTGtgcatatgcacaatggaatatcacacaGCCAtacaaaagaacacatttgagtcagccctaatgaggtagatgaacccagagcctgctACACAGAGCGaagaagtcagaaagagtaaaacaaatatatacTAATGCCTATGtcggagaaggacatggtaacccactctatcggtattcttgcccagagaattccttggacagagaaagctggtgagctacagtccgtggggtcacaaagagtcagacatgactgactggcACTTTCGTtcaatgcatgtatatggaatctagaaagattgtactaatgaacctatttgcagagcagcaatggagacacagacatggagaacagacttgtggacacagtgaggggaGGAGGCGGGGGGGAGGGGAATTGAGAGCATAGCAGGGAAACATATAAATTACCGTGTGTGAAACACATAggcagtggaaatttgctgtatggtgcAAGGTGCTCCAATCAGGTGCTtcatgacaacctagaggggtggggtggagtgggagatGCAGAGGGGTTCGAAAGAGAGGAGttatacgtatacctatggctgattcatgttgacgtacggcagaaaccaagacaattttgtaaagcaattatccgcaaattaaaaagttttttaaaagatccaaacttccagttgcaaaataaatgtcaCAGGTATGAAACAAGAGTGCAAGAAACAGAGTCAAAAGTTATGTAACACCTTTCTACTGTGAATATCATAACTGGATTTATCATGGTGATTCTTTTGAAGGGTATGGaagtactgaatcactatgctgtctAACAGAACTAACATAGTGCTGTGGTCAATTGTGtttcaaaaatcaacaaatgcaTAGAAATGGAAATCAGATTTGTGGCTACCagaggcagagagcaggggcaAAGGGGAGATGGATGAAGGCAGTCTTCAATTATGAGAGAAATAAGGACAGGggtgtaatgtacaacatgatagaTATAATTAACACTATTGTACGTTACATATGAACATCGTTGAGAGAGTATATTCTAATAATTCTTATCACAAGGTAAAAAAACTTTTCTGctcctttaattttgtatctgtatAAGATGATGAATGATCACTAAACTTGTTATAGCAATCGCCTCATGATCTAGAAAAGTCAAATCACTCTGCCATCCACTTTAAGCTTATTCAGGGCTGcctgtcaattatacctcaataaaactgaaagaaatgatagcaaatgaacaCCTTTAAATTTTTTACACTGAGTATATCTTTAAaggataatattatatatatatatgatttaataTACTATTAAAATTAACGTAAccctctttttgtttttctacgTATGCCAACTACAAAGCTTTCAGTTACACACGTGCTATGCGTTATACTTCTATTGGGTAATTGTGTAATAGACCAGAAAGAAGACCTATTGAGAAATTTTTTATAGCAGTGGCTTCACAAGAAACATTCTCTGATTACAatccaaaataaatagaaaaaataggaGAAAGGTGGCCACAATAAATCTTAACCACGTGGGAACTGAGAAGCAACCTTGTTAACACCAGCAACAACGAACggcagggctcccctggtggatcaatgggaaagaatccgcGGGCAatcgcaggagacccaggtgcaatcgctgatctgggaagaccccgcCAGCCTCAGAGCAACGGAGCCCGAGGGCCgcacctactgagcctgtgctctagagcctgggaaccacagctaATGAACCCAcgctccacaactactgacgcCGGCACGCCCTAGAGTCTGCACtgcccaacaagagaagccaccacaacgagaagcctggACCTTGCGACGGAGAGTAGACCCTGCTTGcggcaactagaggaaagcctgagcagcaacagagtttcagcgcagccaaaaataaataaataaccaataaagtaatgtttaaaaacaGATAGTCACTGactcaaagaggaaatcaaaaacaaagtttaagttaaaaaatagaaagaaaatgagaacaatttatttcaaaatctaaGGGATCTAAGAAGTGCTTTATTTATGACCATCAATTCTTTATTAttaggaaagcaaaagaaaattaatgcttacctaaagaaagcaggaaaacagCTATAAAATCAACTAAGCAAGCATGACATCATCAATAAAAAACAAGTGGCaactaatgaaatagaaaacaaaaatagtaaaaagaaCAAGCAAACCCATAAGCTATTTCTTTGAGAAGACCAGTAAAATAATTCAACATGTCATAAACCTTaagaaggagaagaaacaaaaatgcaaaagatttagattttaatatttcatattttgaaaaaaatggtcCATTAATAAAGACATCACCTCTAAGggtaaagtgaaagtcgttcagtcatgtccaactctttgtaaccccatggactgtagcccaccaggctcctctgtccacgggattctccaggcaagaatactggagcaggcaaacattcccttctccaggggacctttcagacccaggaatcaaaccagggtctcctgcattgcaggtggagtctttaccatctgagctaccagggaagcccacctccaAAGGTAAACCTCTAAGTGTAAACCACACTAAATAAATGAGTGACAAAatctcaaaggaaaaacaacagtaGAGTGGAGAAAAGGTGATTACTAGTGTGGTTACCATGGCAACATTTGAGAACTTCAGTGTACATGATTTTTCACGTACCACATAAATTGGCACAAGCATATCCAAATGCCTTCAGATGATACACCATGTCCTGCTGGGCACTTTATAATAATTAGATACTATCTGTGTGTTTACAATGACAGTATAAAGTCAAAATAGTTAGGTCACACGGCCAAGgtaattcagccagaaaaatgggagtGAGGATTTGAACCAATACGGTTACCTCTAGAGAATATATTCACgcagaaaaactaaaaagaacaGAGTGGCAAATGCTCTTTAAATGCTTCCTCACTTTCCACCTTTTACAAATCTAGTAGATACATACATGGTTTATAGTTGCACAAATGCACTGCAAAGAGGACGAAAGCTAAGCAGAAGAGACTGTGGTGTGAGCAAAAGTGAAATGTGAAGATAGAGTCCTTTGCCATAATAAACACAGGACTATAAAGGGATATAAAGGTAAGAATACAAAAACTATCAGAGATCTAAAGTCATGGAAGTTAATATCCACTCAGCACATGTCATATAAGTGGGCAAAAAAAAGAGGGCTTACtaagtagattaaaaaaacaaactgtacCCCTATGTGTCCTATTTCAATTAAAcccaaatattcagggttaacaTGGGAAGAATCTGAAACCATGAGGAAAGTGGTAGTTTCTATCATGGAAACTTGGGGTGCAGTGACCTGGGCTGGGGTAGGTGTGGTGATGTGGTCAGAAACTTCCTCTTTGAGACCCACTTCTCAACATCACTGCTCAGTTTTACCTGCTCTCCAGGCTCCATCACTACTCTTTGATGACGTCCCACCTTAAACACCTATCTAACATGCCATTCAGCTATGTATATCCCCACATTTTACTCCAGACCCCAACTCCTGCTCAGAGACTTATGGCAGGCACAGCTTCATCTCTGAAAAGTTGGACCaaattatttctttctccaatcaCAGAAGACCCAGACTTTTCTCTCCACTATTGTCCCGCTTCCACTTAATTTATTCAACCTCTCTGAAACTCTCCTTCCATTTGGCATTAATTCTCCTGTAACCACACCTCAATCTCTTCCAAGACAAAACCACTTGGAACTATCAGATCAACAAATACAATCTGCCAGTTCTTTCTTGGTTTTGATGGTGCCAGACCCCATGGTCCTTACCGGCCATGTCCTCTGTCGGCCTTCTGTCTGTGGAAAACCTTTAACCCAAGAATGACTTTAGTCAacgaagtgagaaaatgcaaaaacaaaggaaaacagtccaatGAAACTAAATAGTCAGTacgcaaagtcaaggacctttagttcctcctcagggGCCATGGCTAATGCTCTGAGCCATATCCCGTGAGCTGCCACAGACACTGAAACCCCCATGAGGTGGGAGGAGTTCACTACATGGTGACCAGATGTAGGCATGACATAGAAGCTgccacagttctgagaactggcctcaaggaaatgggaacaaactggCCCTGGGAcagaagattaactgtacttagAGCAAttaaacctggagaaggaaaccgccacctactccagtattcttgcctggaaaattccatggaaaaaagagcctggcaggctaccatcaatggggtcacaaagagttggccacaactgagcgactgagcacaaagCAATCAACATGATggtggtcagaccactgatgaccaactTCAAGAccactgtcagagctgactgtgctgtttctacaCAGAGGCCCTTCCCTCTGTcaataaaagctcttgccccagATTGTCCAAGGAGGGAAGAAGTGTTTGGAAAGGACTCGCCTCTCTGCACCCCCATCCCGGGAACATTCATCCAAGCAAACTTTCACATCCATCAGTCTTGCTTCTTTATTGTCTTTTGAGCTGCAAGCAACCGGACTCCACTTTGCTTATACTTCTATTGAACACCCTCAGGCAAAACCCCTGAAGGATAAATTCACAGCTCAAGTTTCTGCTCCTACTCCACTGGAGAAAACCTCACAACAGTTACACTGATGACTTTACAAAAGGGCCACCACTGCCTGTTAATCCTGTTACACACCCTCAACCCTGCCTCTCACTCCTCTCAGAGATCACTGGAAGCCTTTACTGCACTCCTGGAGGCACTTTAACAATGTGTCTCACCACAGACGGTGAGGAGGAGAATGAGAGGCGGAAATCATCAGAAAGACCAGTACCTCCTGAAGCACCTGGaattaagttgttgttgttgctgttttttaatgTGTTCCAGGTagcatgagtggtaaagaacccacctgacaatgcaggagaccaaacaGATGCGGATcccatccctggggcaggaagatcacctggaggaggtcatggcgacccactccaatattcttgcctggagaatcccacggagcctggtgggggccacagtccttagggtcactcagagttggacaccaaagaggagacttagcacacacattgcTTAAGGCAGCAGTACACACCAGAGAAAATGGCTTCTGGTTGGCACAGTTGATGTCCCCAGTGAACACCATGTTGGGCATGATTGGCCGTGGGTAGTCCATCACAAAGTCTCCTCTGAGCAGCCACACGGATCCAGAGGCAAGAATCTCCCCCAGCGACACCTCTTTCTGAAGAAACTCAGAGGCCATACATGCATAAGAAGTGAAAGCAACCTGGCAGATGTACTTCAGGCCCAGAGGGTAGAGCATGTTCTTGACCCCTTGGAAGAATGTTATGCAGTCTGGATTCGTTGTTAATATCCTAGCAACACATGAGAAAGGGTTTGAGCACGCTGTGCCCTCAACATCTAAGTCGCAGGGAACAGACTCAATAATAAATACACATCGGGAATGGACAGGTACTTAGCCAGCACTGCCCCACAGGgataggctccgccgtccctgggattctccaggcaagaacactggagtgggttgccatttccttctccaatgcatgaaagtgaaaagtgaaagtgaagtcgctcagtcatgtctgacttctagcgaccccaatgactgcagcctaccagactcctccgtccgtgggatttgccaggcaagagtactggagtgggttgtcattgccttctccaacagggaTAAATAGGGTCTGTTAAAACCACATGAAAGGAACTGGCATTCAGGTTCTTGTTAAACAGCAGCCCCTTACAAGACCTTTAAAAGAGCAAAGACACATTTTCAAAGCTGCCATAGTTTCCAACAACATCGTTACAAAATGTACTCCTTCAAAACTCAGAATAAAATGGCCCTACATGAGGAAATCAAATTCATTCTGGGTATACAGAATGGTATAGCTTTTCGTGATGAAAAAGTCCTCTGCTTTGATTTGCACATTGACCTCCAGAGATAATGCTTGGTGACCTCTGGCATGGAGCTCTTATATGGCCTCCCGCATGCTGAGCCAGTGGCTGCCCTCCATGGGGACCACCAGCACCTTCCCAGCCTCAGCCCATCACCCGACGCACAGACAGAGCAGAAGTCCAGCCAGTGCCTGCTGCTGAAGCTGCAGTCCCAGGGCCATCTCTGCACAAACCAGACTGTCTGGTCTGtgccatctgtatttcttgcCTTTACCTTATCACCAAGTCACTTAGGCAAAATGGCATGTCATTGGAAGGCAGTGTGCCCTCCTTATATTAATCATTACAGGATAAGTCCATGCCTGGGTTTCATCACCTCTGATTTCACCCAGGGAATGGTTACCCTTCTTAtcttggaaaaactcttctgaccTACTACTCCCAATGGGGAGCATTCTAGTTCACTCCCTTGTTCTTCATCCAATTTCCAAAGCAAGACTGCCTACGTGTTCCCTTGGTTACCTCCTACCTCTCTGCTAACCCTGTTCTCTGGGGCTGGACTGAACTCTGAGGAGTCACCTCTGCCCCATTCCCACCCAGAACCTCTGCTGCATATGACCTTATCTGAGAACTCTTTAAACTCTTTCCCTCCATCATGGGTGAATACGGAGCACATCCAGGGAAACATATAAGATCACGAGAACAGCCCTCTCTCAGCAGGCTGAGTCAGGATGGTGGCTCCCTGGTTTGTTCCTGTTCCATACTGGACACCTCTTGCACTCCCCAGAGAGAGTCTGTTGGAGCAGCTGCCTGATATGGAAACATCTGGAAGGATCCTTGAGGACAACAGcagaagagcctcttgagaaTTCTTTATCTGCCTCGTGGAATAGAACTTCCTGTTATCTAAATCATCAGTGGGCAAGGCAGCTCTTTGTAATGACAGTGGGGTTCAGAGGATGCCAGGCTCCAGGGCCTGCTTCACTTTGGACAGGAGGATCAGACCCATGCCTCCATGCAGGCTCTCTGAATCCTCCTCTGATGTGAACCCCACTAGGCTTCCGCTGCTCTGTGTAGGGGTGAAGTGAGCATTATTCTGGATCTTTATTACAGCTATAGTTTATGTtcaggacttcccagatggtgcagtagtaaagaattctcctacaaatgcaggaaacacaagaagtgtggattcagtccctaggttggatgtaggaagatcccctagagtaggaaatggtaacccatactagtatgcttgcctggaaaattccacagacagaagagtctACACAAACTGTACAATAAAGggcttaatgacccagataaccacgaaggtgtggtcactcaccaaaGCCAGACATCactgagtgtgaagtcaagagggccttaggaagcattactccaaaaaaaaaaaaaagccagtggaAGTGAAacaattccagctaagctatttgaaatcctaaaattgaggctgttaaagtgctgcactcaatacaccagcatatttggaaaactcagcagtggcaacaggactagaaaaggatagttttcattctcatttcaaagaaaggcaatgccaaagaatgttccaactactggACAATTGGGCTCACTTCacgtgctagcaaggtaatgttcaaaattcttcaagccaggcttcgacaatacatgaaccgtgaacttccagatgttcaagctggttttagaaaaggcagaggaaccagagatcaaatttccaacatccactggatcatcaaaaaatcaagagagttccagaaaaacatctatttctgctttattgactatgccaaagcctttgactgtgtagatcacaataaactgtggaaaattctgaaagagatgggaataccagaccacctgacctgcctcctgagaaatcggtgtagctcaagaagcaacagttagaactggacatggaacaacagactagttccaaatagggaaaggagtacatcaaggctgtatattgtcaccctgtttatttaacttatatgcagagtacatcatgagaaatactgggctggaagaagcacaagctggaatcaaaattgctgggagaaatatcaataacctcagatatgcagatgacaccacccttaaggcagaaggtgaagaagaactaaagacactcttgatggaagtgaaagaggagagtgaaaaagttgacttaaattcaacattcagaaaacaaagatcatggcatctggtcccatcacttcatggcaaatagatggaaaaacagtggaaacagtagcagacttcattttttgggctccaaaatcactgcagatggtgactgaagccatgaaataaaaagacacttactccttggaagaaaagttatgaccaacctagacagcatattaaaaagcagagactttgccaacaaaggtccatctagtcaaggctatggtttttccagtgatcatgtatgaatgtgagagttggactataaagaaagctgagcaccaaagaattgatgcttttgaattgtggtactggagaagactcttgagagtctcttggactgcaaggagatccaaccagtccatcctaaaggagatcagccctgagtgttcattggaaggattgatgttgaagctgaaattccagtactttggccacctgatgcgaagaggtgactcatttgaaaagaccctgatgctgggaaagattgaaggcaggagaaggggacaagagaggatgagatggttggatggcatcactgactcaatggacatgagtttgggtgaaccccaggagttggtgatagacagggaggtctggcttgctgcagttcatggggtcgcaaagagtcagacacgactgagagactgaactgaactgaggcttcaacactatgtgaaccaaaaactccagatgtgcaagctgaatttagaaaaggtagaagaacaagaaatccaattgccaacatctgttggatcatagagaaagcaagagaactccagaaaaacatctatttctgcttcattgactatgtgcaagcctttgactggatcacaacaaactggaaaattctaaaagagatgagaatactaaaCCACGTTACCTGCctcccaagaaacctgtatgcagctcaagaagcaacagttagcactggacatggaacaacagacctgttccaaactgggaaaggaatacatcaaggcagtataatgtcaccctgcttatttaacttagatgaaagtacatcatgcgaaatgcaaagggtggatgaatcacaacctggaatcaagatttccaggagcaatgtcaacaacctcagatatgcagatgataccactctaatggcagaaaacaaagaatactaaagagcctcttgatgagagctAAAGAGcacaatgaaaaagctggcttaaaactcaacattcatacaactaagaccatggcatccagtcccatcacttcatggcaaataaatagcaaaaaattggaaacagtgacaggtgtTATTTTCTTGcgttccaaaatcattgtggacatTGACTACAgcttcaaaaataaaagacacatgttccctggaagaaaagctatgacaaacctaaacagag contains:
- the LOC102173709 gene encoding LOW QUALITY PROTEIN: UDP-glucuronosyltransferase 1-3 (The sequence of the model RefSeq protein was modified relative to this genomic sequence to represent the inferred CDS: inserted 1 base in 1 codon; deleted 2 bases in 1 codon; substituted 4 bases at 4 genomic stop codons); the encoded protein is MALGLQLQQQALAGLLLCLCVGXWAEAGKVLVVPMEGSHWLSMREAIXELHARGHQALSLEVNVQIKAEDFFITKSYTILYTQNEFDFLMXGHFILSFEGVHFVTMLLETMAAXENVSLLFXRSCKGLLFNKNLNASSFHVVLTDPIYPSYPCGAVLAKYLSIPCVFIIESVPCDLDVEGTACSNPFSCVARILTTNPDCITFFQGVKNMLYPLGLKYICQVAFTSYACMASEFLQKEVSLGEILASGSVWLLRGDFVMDYPRPIMPNMVFTGDINCANQKPFSLVCTAALSNVCAKSPLW